Proteins from a genomic interval of Sporolactobacillus sp. Y61:
- a CDS encoding 5'-3' exonuclease, whose translation MTEKPRLVIIDGMALLFRAFYATAVTGQFMFNDRGMPTNAVQGYLRHLLLAIEYRRPTHIAVCWDMKEKTFRHNLFQAYKGNRAAPPVELIPQFALAKQMTEAFHIPNIGLSGYEADDCIGTLAKKYQEMADVSIFTVDRDLLQLLDNHIGVHILQKGYGHYRSYTFDAFSDKYGVTPRQFIDVKALMGDSSDGYPGVQGIGEKTAFKLIRQFGSIDSLLNQLNLLPKGQRNKISTNLDMLRVSRKLAEIYCNVPLSFTLDRSLYQGIPEHFFERVSSQGMKLVQYDLIRIKRREDKNRAVN comes from the coding sequence TTGACTGAAAAACCGAGACTGGTAATTATTGACGGGATGGCTTTACTTTTTCGGGCGTTCTATGCCACTGCTGTAACCGGACAGTTCATGTTTAATGATCGTGGAATGCCGACAAATGCTGTACAGGGATACCTCCGTCATCTGCTTCTTGCTATAGAATATCGCAGACCGACACATATAGCTGTATGCTGGGATATGAAGGAAAAGACTTTTCGTCACAACTTGTTTCAGGCGTACAAGGGAAACAGGGCAGCGCCACCTGTCGAACTGATTCCGCAGTTTGCACTGGCAAAACAAATGACAGAAGCCTTTCACATACCGAATATTGGTTTGAGCGGATATGAAGCAGATGACTGTATAGGAACGCTTGCAAAAAAATATCAGGAGATGGCAGATGTCTCCATTTTTACTGTTGACCGCGATTTACTTCAACTGTTGGATAATCACATTGGCGTTCATATCCTTCAAAAAGGGTACGGCCATTACAGAAGCTATACCTTCGACGCATTTTCGGATAAGTATGGTGTGACTCCGCGTCAGTTCATTGATGTAAAAGCGCTGATGGGAGACTCAAGCGATGGCTATCCCGGGGTACAGGGGATTGGAGAAAAAACAGCTTTCAAACTGATCCGTCAGTTCGGGAGTATCGACTCACTCCTTAATCAGCTGAATCTTCTGCCGAAAGGCCAGAGAAATAAAATCTCCACGAACCTGGACATGCTTCGGGTATCGAGAAAACTTGCAGAAATATATTGTAACGTACCCCTTTCCTTTACACTGGACAGGTCGCTTTATCAGGGAATTCCCGAACATTTTTTTGAACGTGTTTCCTCGCAGGGGATGAAACTCGTCCAATATGATTTGATTCGGATTAAAAGAAGGGAAGATAAAAACAGGGCAGTGAATTAA
- a CDS encoding ATP-binding cassette domain-containing protein, whose protein sequence is MCTLPVVNIKNLRYKNILSIDRLSISSGVVTCIIGESGSGKSTLLKMIDNMISPEYGTIEVLGKSIDAWNPIELRRRIVMMSQTPVMFPGDVRENLLIGLKFSDMPPVSDSRLKELLDMVRLHKSLDDDSDSLSGGEAQRVSLARILLINPPILLLDEPSSALDEETTAFVLQKVVDHVKASKSTLIMVTHSSAVVREFAEQVIEIENGHVIKEGGTVER, encoded by the coding sequence TTGTGTACGTTACCTGTTGTTAACATCAAGAATTTGCGTTATAAAAATATCCTTTCAATCGACCGGTTATCGATAAGTTCCGGTGTGGTTACCTGTATCATCGGGGAAAGCGGAAGTGGAAAGTCAACACTTCTGAAAATGATCGATAACATGATCAGCCCCGAATATGGAACGATTGAGGTACTTGGAAAATCAATTGATGCATGGAACCCGATTGAACTCAGACGACGGATTGTCATGATGTCTCAGACTCCTGTTATGTTTCCGGGAGATGTGAGGGAGAATCTCCTGATCGGCCTTAAGTTTTCAGATATGCCTCCTGTTTCAGACAGTCGCCTGAAAGAATTACTTGATATGGTCAGGTTACACAAGTCTCTGGATGACGACAGTGATTCCTTGTCGGGCGGCGAAGCACAGCGCGTATCCCTGGCAAGAATTTTGCTGATTAATCCCCCGATCCTTCTGCTTGATGAACCATCATCAGCCCTGGATGAAGAGACAACTGCCTTTGTTCTGCAAAAGGTCGTCGATCATGTGAAAGCCAGTAAGAGTACGTTGATTATGGTGACTCATTCTTCCGCAGTCGTCCGGGAATTTGCTGAACAGGTCATTGAAATTGAAAATGGGCACGTGATTAAGGAAGGTGGAACAGTTGAACGGTAA
- a CDS encoding alpha/beta hydrolase → MFTGRQFSYVFAILILSLFSVFVIVEIVDKTRLSDPEYAASQSEVKAYNQEIPTVFIHGWKGSERSFQTMFNRFSAHYHGPERAFVVRIDPDSSVTVSGNMKNKRIPLIQILFTDNHASMEQQGIWLRSAFRVLKAKGIDRMNVVSHSMGGKAFTCYLETARNPNAYPKTEKFVAIAAPFDWIGGPNKTDFSLGQLKSNSALYKYRARIPHDLHVLAIAGVNNRHTESDGVVRLQSAFFGKYFFNPKYYSEKIIYGRNAQHSKLHENPAVDQLIADYLWKIKPKG, encoded by the coding sequence GTGTTTACAGGGAGGCAATTTTCATATGTTTTTGCCATTCTTATTTTAAGTCTGTTCAGTGTTTTTGTAATAGTGGAGATCGTTGATAAGACGCGGCTATCCGATCCGGAATATGCTGCGTCTCAGTCTGAGGTCAAGGCGTACAATCAGGAGATACCCACCGTTTTTATTCATGGATGGAAAGGTTCAGAGCGTTCTTTCCAAACCATGTTCAACCGATTCTCTGCTCATTATCATGGACCGGAACGGGCATTTGTTGTCCGGATCGATCCGGACAGCTCGGTTACCGTCAGTGGAAATATGAAAAATAAGCGGATCCCGCTGATTCAGATCCTGTTCACCGACAATCATGCCTCGATGGAGCAGCAGGGTATATGGCTGCGTTCAGCCTTTCGCGTTCTGAAAGCCAAAGGGATTGACAGAATGAACGTTGTCTCTCATTCCATGGGCGGAAAAGCTTTTACCTGCTACCTTGAGACCGCCAGGAATCCAAATGCATATCCCAAAACGGAGAAGTTTGTCGCTATTGCTGCTCCTTTCGACTGGATCGGTGGCCCGAATAAAACAGATTTTTCGCTCGGCCAATTAAAATCGAATAGTGCACTTTATAAATATCGTGCACGAATTCCCCATGATCTCCATGTTCTTGCGATTGCCGGTGTGAACAATCGTCATACCGAGAGTGACGGCGTTGTGCGTCTTCAGAGTGCGTTCTTCGGAAAGTATTTTTTCAATCCGAAATATTACTCTGAAAAGATTATTTATGGAAGAAATGCACAGCACAGCAAACTTCATGAGAATCCGGCTGTCGATCAGCTGATCGCAGATTATTTATGGAAAATTAAACCAAAAGGATGA
- the glgB gene encoding 1,4-alpha-glucan branching protein GlgB, with protein sequence MITVENKPPSYPNDIDLYLFHEGTLHEGYKVFGAHYEKNGDVEGFRFTVWAPNAKLVSVAGDFNQWNAEKTPLKPVAGSGVWTGFVEGMGEGEKYKYALKPGSGPAFFKADPYAFFAETRPNTASVTTRLDHYKWTDQKWIRLREKSDLFHKPMVIYECHPGSWKKKADGSFLTYRELADELVNYVAEHGFTHIELMPIMEHPYDRSWGYQITGYFAPTSRFGRPEDFMYFVDTCHNHGIGVILDWTPAHFCRDSHGLGKFDGTALYEPADPLLADRPQWGTYNFDFNKKEVESFLISNARFWLDVYHVEGFRMDAVSSMIYLNHNHDLPCELKNRFGGEENLEAIDFIKKLNTSVFARFPHALMTAEEATDYPLVTSPVDSGGLGFNFKWNMGWVHDILKYMQLDPDERKNHHQLITFSMLYAYSENFILSFSHDELVYGKKSLLNKMPGDMWQKFASLRVLYGLFMTHPGKKLLFMGSEFAQFDEWKDLEQLDWNLFDYATHRAFNHYSTALNTFYSENSCLWRLDVEEEGFEWIDPDDSEQSIISFIRKGKRKGDYCLIICNFTPRVYQNFRIGVPSQGPFLEMFNSDRKVFGGSDQYNEGPVPVEEVPFHHRPYSMRITVPPLGMAIFMKQTKKRNRMLKELEK encoded by the coding sequence ATGATAACTGTTGAAAATAAGCCGCCATCATATCCAAACGATATTGATCTCTATTTGTTTCATGAAGGCACCCTGCATGAAGGCTATAAAGTGTTTGGCGCACACTATGAGAAAAACGGAGATGTGGAAGGATTTCGTTTCACCGTCTGGGCACCGAACGCCAAATTGGTTTCAGTAGCTGGTGATTTCAACCAGTGGAATGCGGAGAAAACCCCACTGAAACCTGTTGCCGGTTCCGGAGTCTGGACAGGTTTTGTCGAGGGGATGGGAGAAGGAGAAAAATATAAATATGCCCTGAAGCCTGGATCCGGCCCTGCTTTTTTTAAAGCTGATCCTTATGCATTCTTTGCGGAAACCCGGCCGAACACGGCTTCTGTGACGACCAGACTGGACCATTATAAATGGACAGACCAAAAATGGATCAGATTAAGAGAAAAATCAGATCTCTTTCACAAACCGATGGTCATTTATGAATGCCATCCCGGATCGTGGAAGAAAAAAGCAGACGGCAGTTTCCTGACATACAGGGAACTTGCGGATGAACTGGTTAATTATGTGGCTGAACATGGCTTTACACATATTGAACTGATGCCGATCATGGAGCATCCATATGACCGTTCATGGGGATACCAGATTACTGGATATTTTGCACCAACCAGCCGTTTTGGCCGTCCGGAGGATTTTATGTATTTTGTAGACACCTGCCATAACCACGGTATCGGTGTCATCCTCGACTGGACACCCGCTCATTTTTGCCGGGACAGCCATGGACTCGGTAAGTTCGACGGGACAGCGCTGTACGAACCGGCGGATCCGCTACTTGCAGACAGACCGCAGTGGGGAACTTATAACTTTGACTTTAACAAGAAAGAAGTAGAGAGCTTCCTTATTTCAAATGCCCGTTTCTGGCTGGATGTTTATCATGTGGAAGGATTCAGAATGGATGCCGTCTCCTCCATGATTTACCTGAATCATAACCATGATCTTCCCTGTGAATTAAAAAACAGGTTTGGCGGTGAAGAGAATCTTGAAGCCATTGATTTTATTAAAAAACTGAATACGTCAGTTTTTGCCAGATTCCCACATGCTCTGATGACTGCAGAGGAAGCAACAGATTATCCGCTTGTCACTTCACCAGTAGATTCAGGTGGACTGGGCTTTAATTTTAAGTGGAATATGGGCTGGGTACATGACATCCTCAAGTACATGCAGCTTGATCCCGATGAGAGAAAAAATCATCATCAGCTGATTACTTTTTCCATGCTGTATGCTTACTCGGAAAATTTCATCCTTTCTTTTTCGCATGATGAACTGGTTTATGGTAAAAAATCGCTTCTGAATAAAATGCCGGGGGACATGTGGCAGAAGTTTGCCAGTCTGCGCGTCCTCTATGGTTTGTTTATGACTCATCCTGGGAAGAAGCTGTTATTTATGGGCAGTGAATTCGCACAGTTTGATGAATGGAAAGACCTCGAACAGCTGGACTGGAACCTTTTTGATTATGCGACCCATCGCGCTTTTAACCATTATTCAACAGCGCTGAATACATTTTACAGCGAAAATTCCTGCTTATGGCGTCTTGATGTTGAGGAAGAGGGTTTTGAATGGATTGATCCGGATGATTCAGAACAGAGTATCATCAGTTTTATCAGAAAAGGAAAGCGTAAAGGAGATTACTGCCTGATCATCTGCAATTTCACGCCCAGGGTGTATCAGAACTTTCGAATCGGTGTTCCGTCACAGGGACCGTTTCTTGAAATGTTCAACAGTGACAGAAAAGTATTCGGAGGATCAGATCAATACAATGAGGGTCCGGTACCCGTTGAGGAAGTACCGTTTCATCATCGTCCATACAGCATGCGCATTACGGTACCACCACTTGGCATGGCGATTTTCATGAAACAGACTAAAAAAAGAAACAGGATGCTGAAAGAATTGGAAAAATAA
- the glgA gene encoding glycogen synthase GlgA has product MNILFAASECAPFFKTGGLGDVVAALPKALQRKNLHVDVILPKYEDMPVRFKKELTFLQHIEVPVGWRRQYCGIEYLNKDGIRYYFLDNEYYFKRHGCYGYDDDGERFAFFSRAVLEALPHLDKRPDVLHCHDWQTGPICALLKSECFRSDLYYENIRTIFTIHNLKYQGIYPRSVLYDLLGLNDQFFTIKGLEFYGCVSYMKAGLAYADCLTTVSRTYAMEIQTPYYGEKLDGFLRSRSDALHGICNGIDLESYNPVTDPHLFAHYRDAEGKKANKQVLQKKLHLMDHANIPMIGMITRLTEQKGADLVLRVFHEIMALNVQFVLLGTGDPRYEAAFRYLCSQYPGNASANIFFDEGLACQIYASSDLFLMPSKFEPCGIGQLLALRYGSLPLVRETGGLKDTVQPYNEYDDSGYGFSFSNYNAHDMLFTIKRAVNFYQKDRALWRSLTNRAMRLDFGWETSAASYKNLYESLFDH; this is encoded by the coding sequence ATGAATATTTTATTTGCAGCTTCTGAATGTGCCCCTTTTTTCAAAACCGGAGGATTGGGTGACGTCGTTGCTGCACTGCCGAAAGCCCTGCAACGTAAGAATCTGCATGTTGATGTGATCCTGCCGAAATATGAAGATATGCCAGTCAGATTCAAAAAAGAGCTGACCTTTTTACAGCATATTGAAGTGCCTGTTGGCTGGAGACGGCAGTACTGCGGAATTGAATACCTGAATAAGGATGGCATACGGTACTATTTTCTTGATAATGAATATTACTTTAAGCGGCACGGCTGTTATGGATATGACGATGACGGGGAAAGATTTGCCTTTTTCTCCCGGGCTGTACTGGAGGCTCTTCCGCATCTGGACAAACGGCCGGATGTACTCCACTGCCACGACTGGCAGACAGGACCGATATGTGCGCTGCTGAAAAGTGAATGCTTTCGTTCTGATTTGTATTATGAGAACATCCGTACGATATTTACCATTCACAACCTCAAATATCAGGGTATCTATCCAAGATCTGTTCTCTATGATCTGTTGGGGTTAAATGACCAGTTCTTTACAATAAAAGGTCTGGAATTTTATGGATGTGTCAGTTATATGAAAGCAGGGCTGGCTTACGCAGATTGTCTGACAACCGTAAGCAGGACTTACGCCATGGAAATTCAAACTCCCTATTATGGAGAGAAACTGGACGGCTTTCTGAGGTCAAGAAGTGATGCCCTGCACGGGATCTGCAACGGTATCGATCTGGAATCGTATAATCCAGTGACGGATCCTCACCTTTTCGCACATTACAGGGATGCAGAAGGGAAAAAGGCCAACAAACAGGTGCTTCAAAAAAAACTGCATTTAATGGATCACGCAAACATTCCAATGATCGGCATGATCACACGGCTGACAGAGCAGAAGGGGGCAGATCTCGTCCTGCGCGTTTTTCACGAAATCATGGCGCTCAATGTCCAGTTTGTTTTGCTTGGTACCGGAGATCCGCGATACGAAGCCGCATTTCGTTATCTCTGTTCTCAATACCCTGGAAACGCTTCTGCAAATATCTTTTTTGATGAAGGACTGGCGTGTCAGATCTATGCATCTTCCGATTTGTTTCTCATGCCGTCAAAATTCGAGCCCTGCGGCATTGGTCAGCTGCTTGCCCTGAGATATGGAAGTCTGCCGCTCGTCAGGGAAACAGGCGGACTGAAAGATACCGTCCAGCCGTACAATGAATACGATGATTCCGGTTACGGATTCAGTTTTTCAAATTATAATGCGCACGATATGTTGTTCACCATCAAACGCGCAGTGAATTTTTATCAAAAGGACAGGGCTCTCTGGAGGAGTCTGACAAACCGTGCCATGCGGCTTGATTTTGGCTGGGAAACTTCAGCAGCATCCTATAAAAATCTTTATGAATCTTTATTTGATCATTGA
- a CDS encoding 2-keto-4-pentenoate hydratase, producing MVEKTEELAQDLYQAYQTGRALRWEDYRQSGLDPESAYDVQHAFNSRKGEAVKGYKISLTSKQTQDMFHSDSPLYGQIVASAVLNDGTELSLSELNEPLLELELEFTAEEDLSDDDDEETLLKKTSIAPGIEVPDSRFKDWFPKLPLELVISDSAVCGRVVVGPKAPELTVDQLSDIHTSATFNGQPFMTGVSSEVLGNPVKALKWLVTRLAREGKKVTKGTTVSTGTFCLPEKLKKGDYVATFDHGVGTVTLHVR from the coding sequence ATGGTGGAAAAAACAGAAGAATTAGCACAGGATCTCTATCAGGCTTATCAAACAGGAAGGGCACTTCGGTGGGAGGACTATCGTCAATCCGGGCTCGATCCTGAAAGTGCCTATGATGTGCAGCATGCCTTTAACAGCCGGAAGGGAGAAGCTGTTAAAGGATATAAAATCAGTCTGACCAGTAAACAGACACAGGATATGTTTCATTCTGATTCGCCGCTTTATGGGCAGATTGTTGCATCGGCTGTGCTGAATGATGGTACTGAACTTTCCCTTTCTGAATTGAACGAACCCTTGCTTGAACTTGAACTGGAATTTACAGCTGAGGAAGATTTGTCTGATGATGACGATGAAGAAACACTGCTGAAAAAAACAAGTATCGCACCGGGGATCGAAGTCCCTGATTCTCGCTTCAAAGACTGGTTTCCGAAATTACCACTGGAACTGGTTATCTCAGACAGTGCAGTCTGCGGACGGGTTGTCGTCGGACCGAAAGCGCCTGAACTAACGGTGGATCAGTTGTCTGATATACATACGTCCGCTACGTTCAATGGTCAGCCATTCATGACCGGTGTTTCTTCCGAAGTGCTTGGGAACCCGGTGAAAGCTTTGAAATGGCTTGTAACCAGACTGGCACGCGAAGGGAAAAAAGTGACAAAAGGCACGACAGTGTCTACCGGGACATTCTGCCTTCCTGAGAAACTTAAGAAAGGTGACTATGTCGCAACATTTGACCACGGTGTTGGCACAGTAACCCTTCATGTCAGGTAA
- a CDS encoding IS1380 family transposase: MSSVKESTFHFNKKIKASFSGGALSSDSGLLLYREFDEKTGLSELIQEKLYVNDPVTHARHTNPKVVIQKIYQHLAGYHTDDQADELGTDPIFTTLLEKKHLASQPRLSRFNQRVDADTVQSLEAVNQAYLDRLYALRPSQQVVLDVDSANFETAGHQEGAAYNAHYQDTGYHPLLLFDSLTGYCLKAELRSGNVYTSRGVVDFIRPVLAHYRSLNPGQDLAVRGDSGFAVPGLYSLCEEKEVFYAIRLKANPRLAEKAQRLVEARQKKHAMPVGSPVVFYREFQYQAASWDQARRVVVKLERPEGELFFQPTFIVTNMSLPAKRVIKFYQNRGTMENLIKEGKNGFAFDQLSSTRFEANAVKLQIRMLASNIEAGFRLLCLPKSAKKKRLCMDTVRLRLIKIAGRLVHSGRSLIFRLCSHCLYQKAFRQTLDQIHRLPALA, translated from the coding sequence ATGTCCAGTGTAAAGGAATCAACGTTCCACTTCAATAAAAAGATTAAAGCCAGTTTCTCAGGCGGCGCGCTTTCTTCCGATTCCGGCTTATTACTTTATCGAGAATTCGATGAAAAGACTGGCCTCAGTGAGTTGATCCAGGAAAAACTGTACGTGAACGATCCGGTCACTCATGCCAGGCACACCAACCCAAAGGTGGTGATTCAGAAAATCTATCAGCACCTGGCTGGCTATCACACCGACGACCAGGCCGATGAGTTGGGAACAGATCCCATATTTACGACCCTGCTTGAGAAGAAGCACCTGGCTTCCCAACCGCGGCTGTCCCGCTTTAATCAACGCGTGGATGCCGACACCGTTCAATCGCTGGAAGCCGTCAATCAAGCTTACCTGGATCGACTCTATGCCCTCAGGCCCAGTCAGCAGGTAGTGCTTGACGTGGATTCAGCCAATTTTGAGACCGCCGGGCATCAGGAAGGCGCGGCCTACAATGCCCATTACCAGGACACCGGCTACCATCCGCTTCTCCTGTTTGACTCGCTGACCGGCTACTGCCTGAAAGCCGAACTACGTTCCGGCAATGTCTACACCTCCCGTGGTGTCGTCGATTTTATCCGTCCGGTGCTGGCACACTATCGCTCGCTCAATCCCGGACAGGATCTGGCCGTCCGGGGAGACAGTGGCTTCGCCGTTCCCGGGCTGTACAGCTTGTGTGAGGAAAAAGAGGTTTTTTACGCCATCCGTTTGAAGGCCAACCCCCGGTTGGCTGAAAAAGCACAGCGGCTTGTGGAAGCCCGTCAGAAAAAGCACGCCATGCCAGTCGGTTCTCCAGTCGTGTTTTATCGTGAATTTCAGTACCAGGCGGCTTCCTGGGATCAGGCCCGGCGAGTTGTTGTGAAACTGGAGCGCCCGGAAGGTGAGCTCTTTTTCCAACCGACCTTTATTGTCACGAATATGAGCCTTCCCGCTAAACGCGTCATTAAATTCTATCAAAACCGGGGCACGATGGAAAACCTGATCAAGGAAGGCAAGAACGGTTTTGCCTTTGATCAGCTGAGCAGCACCCGTTTTGAAGCCAACGCGGTGAAACTGCAGATTCGTATGCTGGCAAGCAATATTGAAGCCGGGTTTCGCCTGCTCTGTCTGCCGAAATCCGCTAAAAAGAAGCGGCTTTGTATGGATACTGTGCGCCTTCGCCTGATCAAGATTGCCGGCAGGCTCGTTCATTCCGGCCGTTCGCTCATTTTCCGACTCTGCAGTCACTGTCTTTACCAAAAGGCCTTCCGGCAGACGCTGGATCAAATCCATCGGTTGCCGGCATTGGCATAG